Within Vibrio campbellii CAIM 519 = NBRC 15631 = ATCC 25920, the genomic segment TGGCTTATGCAGCGTCAGCAGACTATGCGAGCTACGCAGACGCATCTTGTGCAGAGCTATCAGATAAAGCGTGTTACGAGGCATTTGAACAAGTAGCAACAGAAGAGCAACTCAAAGCACTTAACTCTGGTTTCTCTAGCTTTATCTATGCTGCGCAAACAACACTAGATACGGTGGATCCATTTACTAATGCAAGTGACCTAATGTCTACAGGTTCACTATCAACACCGTTCTTCATGACCGAAGTAGATGGTGATGCAACCGTTCCAAACAACGTACCTAAGGCGCCATTTGCTGGTACCGAGCCACTTGCGAAGAAGCTAGGCATGAAAACGGTTAACAGCTCAGACACTGCTGTGAATGCAACAGCAAGCTTTGTTCAGTTTAACGCAACAGCAACGCACAGCACGTTTGCTTCTCCAGCAGGGACACTGGCTGACTTTGACCATCACGTAGAAATGCAAATGGAAAATGCGGACTTCCTGATGGATGACATGCTGAGTGGTGTCACCAATACCTCAGTGCTTAAATAAGCTCTCACTTTAGACCTAAGCCCAGTTTCGACTGGGCTTTTTCGTTTCTACGCTACCAAACCCTGAGTAACTTCCTCTGCTATAGTTAAATCGTTGTCTTTATCTAACTCAATTGTTTGAAAAGGAAAACTCTATGCGCGTATTGACCGTGATTGCCACTGCACTACTTCTTGTCGCTTGCGGCAGCAGCCAATATCTTATGTCTACGGACGAAGGGAAAATCATCACTTCTTACGGTAAACCAGACTTAAATGAAGATACTGGCATGTACGAATATGAAGACGTAGATGGCAAAGAAATGAGCATTTCTAAAGACAAAGTCGTACAGGTTA encodes:
- a CDS encoding YgdI/YgdR family lipoprotein: MRVLTVIATALLLVACGSSQYLMSTDEGKIITSYGKPDLNEDTGMYEYEDVDGKEMSISKDKVVQVIER